One Desulfovibrio aminophilus DSM 12254 DNA segment encodes these proteins:
- a CDS encoding BON domain-containing protein: MKHLLLLLLSATLLFSATGCTTAYKAAVDERSIGTQTDDEIMTAEIKADFLQDELIKYMDFDAAVYDGHAYVLGEYESQQQVARGVQIARAVDGVRAVTTYMLPKKDDELCGTTDNLLLYGKIKKELIADEDVKSTNVNTKVIQCNVVFLGIVGSQAEADRAVNHAKGVDGVRSVKSFLRVAR, from the coding sequence TTGAAGCACCTCCTCTTGCTTCTCCTGAGCGCCACGCTCTTGTTTTCCGCAACCGGCTGCACCACGGCCTACAAGGCCGCCGTGGACGAACGGAGCATCGGCACCCAGACCGACGACGAGATCATGACCGCCGAGATCAAGGCCGACTTCCTCCAGGACGAGTTGATCAAGTATATGGACTTCGACGCCGCCGTGTACGACGGCCACGCCTATGTCCTGGGCGAGTATGAATCCCAGCAGCAGGTCGCCCGCGGCGTCCAGATCGCCCGGGCCGTGGACGGGGTGCGGGCCGTGACCACCTACATGCTGCCCAAGAAGGACGACGAACTCTGCGGCACCACCGACAACCTGCTTCTTTACGGCAAGATCAAGAAGGAACTCATCGCCGACGAGGACGTCAAATCCACCAACGTGAACACCAAGGTCATCCAGTGCAACGTGGTGTTCCTGGGCATCGTCGGCTCGCAGGCCGAGGCCGACCGCGCCGTGAACCACGCCAAGGGCGTCGACGGCGTACGTAGCGTGAAATCCTTCCTGCGCGTCGCGCGCTGA
- a CDS encoding RluA family pseudouridine synthase, whose translation MPEVLHLPVSAAEAGQKLLQFLERRLEGVPRPALMRWIRTGQVRVDGGRRKPFDRVEAGQTVRVPPHHPGEATDLPAPTGELDIIHEDEEIIAVAKPAGLPSHAGTGHADSVDARLKARFEDAIFAPALAHRLDRDTSGLLLAAKTHTALRRLNELFRQGLTGKTYLAWVRGSWPHAGVTLLEDLLEKSGEPGRERVRAGSGKPALAEAAPLVVGAAESLLAVRLRTGRTHQIRVQLATRGHPVVGDPKYGEPDPGGLHLHAWRLTLPGRTLLCAPPWRGARAVSREALALALRAFPE comes from the coding sequence GTGCCCGAGGTTCTCCATCTGCCCGTGAGCGCCGCCGAGGCCGGACAAAAGCTGCTGCAATTCCTGGAGCGCCGCCTGGAGGGTGTGCCGCGCCCGGCGCTCATGCGCTGGATCCGGACCGGCCAGGTGCGCGTGGACGGCGGACGACGCAAACCCTTCGACCGGGTGGAGGCCGGGCAGACCGTGCGCGTTCCCCCGCACCATCCCGGCGAGGCCACGGACCTTCCCGCTCCCACGGGCGAACTGGACATCATCCACGAGGATGAAGAGATCATAGCCGTGGCCAAGCCCGCCGGATTGCCCTCCCACGCCGGAACCGGCCACGCCGATTCCGTGGACGCCCGGCTCAAGGCCCGCTTCGAGGACGCGATCTTCGCCCCGGCCCTGGCCCACCGCCTGGACCGCGACACCTCGGGCCTGCTCCTGGCGGCCAAGACTCACACGGCCCTGCGCCGCCTCAACGAACTTTTTCGCCAAGGGCTCACGGGCAAGACCTACCTCGCCTGGGTGCGCGGCTCCTGGCCCCATGCCGGGGTCACGCTCCTGGAGGATCTTCTGGAAAAATCCGGGGAGCCCGGGCGGGAACGGGTGCGCGCCGGAAGCGGCAAGCCTGCCCTGGCCGAGGCCGCGCCGCTGGTCGTCGGCGCGGCGGAAAGCCTCCTGGCCGTGCGGCTGCGCACCGGCCGCACGCACCAGATTCGCGTCCAACTGGCCACTCGGGGCCATCCCGTGGTGGGCGACCCCAAGTACGGCGAACCCGATCCCGGCGGCCTGCACCTGCACGCCTGGCGTCTGACCCTGCCCGGGCGAACCCTGCTCTGCGCGCCGCCCTGGCGCGGCGCGCGCGCCGTGTCGCGAGAGGCGCTGGCCCTTGCCCTGCGGGCCTTTCCGGAATGA
- a CDS encoding TRAP transporter large permease, with amino-acid sequence MELGTMALTGIAVLLALFLFTRLPVGFAMGMVGFAGFAAVLGTKAALGMLGTEVWNVFSSYGLTVIPLFILMGQICFYSGVNERLYTTAYAWMGHIRGGLAMATVLACAGFAAICGSNTATAATMSTVALPQMRKYKYSPVLATGSVAAGSTLGVVIPPSVVLLIIGLQTGTSIARLFWASLLPGLLLAVLFLLVVAAACRLRPQWGPTAPRASLGRRLRALPGALEMLVLFGLVMGGLFAGFFTPTEAGAAGAAAALLLSAGTRRLSPRDFIRAVTDTIKVSSMIMVIILGAVILGRFLAVTRLPYEAAAFVSSLQAPPALVVLVICAIYALGGMLMDALALLLVTLPIFHPVALALGFDPVWFGVVITVVTTMGAITPPVGVNTFIVASMAPEVPMPKVFLGVSLFMSAYLVCVLLLLFFPDLALWLPRFVG; translated from the coding sequence ATGGAACTCGGAACCATGGCCCTGACGGGCATCGCCGTCCTCCTGGCGCTCTTCCTCTTCACCCGCCTGCCCGTGGGCTTCGCCATGGGCATGGTGGGCTTCGCGGGCTTCGCCGCCGTGCTCGGAACCAAGGCCGCCCTGGGCATGCTCGGCACCGAGGTCTGGAACGTCTTCTCGTCCTATGGCCTCACGGTCATCCCGCTGTTCATCCTCATGGGCCAGATCTGCTTCTACTCCGGGGTCAACGAGCGGCTCTACACCACGGCCTACGCCTGGATGGGCCACATCCGGGGCGGCTTGGCCATGGCCACGGTTCTGGCCTGCGCGGGCTTCGCGGCCATCTGCGGCTCGAACACCGCCACGGCGGCCACCATGAGCACCGTGGCCCTGCCCCAGATGCGCAAGTACAAGTACAGCCCCGTACTCGCCACCGGATCCGTGGCCGCGGGCTCGACCCTGGGCGTGGTCATCCCCCCCAGCGTGGTCCTGCTCATCATCGGCCTGCAGACCGGCACCTCCATCGCCCGCCTGTTCTGGGCCAGCCTGCTGCCCGGCCTGCTCCTGGCGGTGCTCTTCCTGCTCGTGGTGGCCGCGGCCTGCCGTCTGCGGCCGCAGTGGGGCCCCACGGCCCCCCGCGCGAGCCTCGGCCGGCGGTTGCGCGCCCTGCCCGGCGCTCTGGAAATGCTCGTGCTCTTCGGCCTGGTCATGGGCGGGCTGTTCGCGGGCTTCTTCACCCCCACCGAGGCCGGGGCCGCCGGGGCCGCAGCGGCCCTGCTGCTCTCCGCCGGAACCCGCCGCCTGAGCCCGCGCGACTTCATCCGGGCCGTCACCGACACCATCAAGGTCTCCAGCATGATCATGGTCATCATCCTGGGAGCCGTGATCCTGGGCCGCTTCCTGGCCGTGACTCGACTGCCCTACGAGGCGGCGGCCTTCGTCTCCTCCCTCCAGGCCCCCCCGGCCTTGGTGGTGCTCGTGATCTGCGCCATCTACGCCTTGGGCGGCATGCTCATGGACGCCCTGGCCCTGCTTCTGGTGACCCTGCCCATCTTTCACCCCGTGGCCCTGGCGTTGGGTTTCGACCCGGTCTGGTTCGGGGTGGTCATCACCGTGGTCACCACCATGGGAGCCATCACCCCGCCCGTGGGCGTGAACACCTTCATCGTGGCCTCCATGGCCCCGGAAGTGCCCATGCCCAAGGTCTTCCTGGGCGTATCCCTGTTCATGTCGGCCTACCTCGTCTGCGTGCTTCTGCTCCTGTTCTTCCCGGACCTGGCCCTCTGGCTTCCGCGCTTCGTGGGCTGA
- a CDS encoding TRAP transporter small permease, which translates to MTDALSRFTSRLAKALAALSGVLLLAMTALACANMIARAVWVPLEGTFEVMGFLGAMSAAFSMAWAQLNKSHISVGILFGRLPRTLRRVLDAAASLASCVFFLLLAEQVRRWAAFLVETGEVSETLHWPFHPFVLASALGCLVMALALFLDFLLTASGRTKV; encoded by the coding sequence ATGACCGACGCCCTCTCACGCTTCACGTCCCGCCTCGCCAAGGCCCTGGCCGCGCTCTCCGGCGTCCTGCTGCTGGCCATGACGGCCCTGGCCTGCGCCAACATGATCGCCCGGGCCGTCTGGGTTCCCCTGGAGGGAACCTTCGAGGTCATGGGCTTTCTCGGGGCCATGTCGGCGGCCTTTTCCATGGCCTGGGCCCAGCTGAACAAAAGCCACATCAGCGTGGGCATCCTCTTCGGCCGCCTGCCACGAACCCTCCGCCGCGTCCTGGACGCCGCCGCGAGCCTGGCCTCCTGCGTCTTCTTCCTGCTCCTGGCCGAGCAGGTCCGCCGCTGGGCCGCCTTTCTCGTGGAGACCGGCGAGGTCTCGGAAACTCTGCATTGGCCCTTCCACCCGTTCGTCCTGGCCTCGGCCTTGGGCTGCCTGGTCATGGCCCTGGCGCTCTTCCTGGACTTCCTCCTGACGGCCTCGGGCCGGACCAAGGTCTAG
- a CDS encoding TRAP transporter substrate-binding protein codes for MRATIRLTAVLLAAVVLLSGCGRDEPKGDAPKQGKTAVIRLSYANFPPASTFPCVQMERWKQEVERRTQGRIVVETYPGGTLLEAKNMFKGVQDGQADIGCLSMSYQPGVFPLTTVVEQPVGFRSSRTASLALFDLFAKYDPAEFKAVKVLTLFTSAPSNIMSTVPVKSLADLAGLELRASGAPSKMLSTLGATPVSMPMSQAPEALQKGLVKGLLSSLEVLKDFNFAESCRYETVTDFPVYPFAVVMNRAKWDSLPDDAKAVLDGLAREQAEWTGVYMDGHVREALTWSKNTYDIQIFELSDAERAEARVKTAGLIEEWKAQAAAAGLPADAILADLNRLKAEHEAAEAK; via the coding sequence ATGCGCGCCACGATCCGCTTGACGGCCGTCCTGCTGGCCGCCGTCGTCCTGCTCTCGGGCTGCGGCCGCGACGAGCCCAAGGGCGATGCCCCCAAGCAGGGCAAGACGGCCGTGATCCGTCTGTCCTACGCCAACTTCCCGCCCGCCTCGACCTTCCCCTGCGTGCAGATGGAACGGTGGAAGCAGGAGGTGGAGCGGCGCACCCAGGGCCGGATCGTGGTCGAAACCTACCCCGGCGGCACGTTGCTGGAGGCCAAGAACATGTTCAAGGGCGTGCAGGATGGACAGGCCGACATCGGCTGCCTGTCCATGTCCTATCAGCCCGGCGTGTTTCCCCTGACCACAGTGGTGGAGCAGCCCGTGGGCTTCCGCTCCTCCCGGACGGCCAGCCTCGCGCTCTTCGACCTCTTCGCCAAATACGACCCGGCCGAGTTCAAAGCCGTGAAGGTGCTCACCCTGTTCACCTCCGCGCCCTCGAACATCATGAGCACGGTTCCGGTGAAATCCCTGGCCGACCTCGCCGGTTTGGAACTGCGGGCCTCGGGCGCCCCCTCCAAGATGCTCTCGACCCTGGGCGCGACCCCGGTGTCCATGCCCATGTCCCAGGCCCCGGAAGCCTTGCAGAAGGGTCTCGTCAAGGGCCTGCTCTCCTCCCTGGAGGTGCTCAAGGACTTCAACTTCGCGGAGTCCTGCCGCTACGAGACCGTGACCGACTTCCCGGTCTACCCCTTCGCCGTGGTCATGAACCGGGCCAAGTGGGACTCCCTGCCCGACGACGCGAAGGCCGTGCTGGACGGGCTCGCCCGGGAGCAGGCCGAATGGACCGGGGTCTACATGGACGGGCACGTGCGCGAGGCACTGACCTGGTCCAAGAACACCTACGACATCCAGATCTTCGAACTGTCCGACGCCGAACGGGCCGAGGCCCGGGTCAAGACCGCCGGGCTCATCGAGGAGTGGAAGGCCCAGGCCGCGGCGGCGGGGTTGCCCGCCGACGCCATCCTGGCCGACCTGAACCGGCTCAAGGCCGAGCACGAGGCGGCCGAAGCCAAATAA
- a CDS encoding FG-GAP-like repeat-containing protein, whose product MKFLRNISIALVLTLTLAGAALAQTAKTYAVLPFKVNGPEKFLYLGPAVQSMLTSRLTMPGKFEPLPKEAAVSLGSTPPTTGTQGQSMLARVNGQYLFWGAVNILGDHVTLELQRMDAKGQAKTATKDMSMEGLVPGLDALAKEQLAELFGAPNQPTPSSEQRAAAPSNPAFLAAEGANANDPIAAVNPQFRYEGGADTPGQWRTQNLKFPSRGMVVSDANGDRRQEVFILGQHALHAYTLKDGRLNPLDSIDFTQKYELLFIGAVDADGNGIQDIVVGAFRDGQPYSMIFTFVGNKLEKILDGARVFLSVVAMPPTYAPTLIGQKQGSTELFNSKSIYEYHLNGKNLVEGKRIALPEFANVYNFAYLPDQTGYKVVLIDEDNHIQIYNQALDLQTSTEDTYNSSAVDLDVTTALPGMAGGGSDFTKQSYYLPMPMKITAFSAKGKYELLVNKDISVAAQIFGRFRTFTQGELHALFWDGVGMNLAWKTRRIKGTVVAFQVADPNNDGKQDLCVLVNTYPGTIGLEFRKTVLIGYELNTDAIQK is encoded by the coding sequence ATGAAATTTTTAAGGAATATATCGATAGCCCTGGTCCTGACCCTGACCCTGGCGGGCGCGGCCCTGGCCCAGACGGCCAAGACCTACGCCGTGCTGCCCTTCAAGGTCAACGGCCCGGAGAAGTTCCTCTATCTCGGCCCGGCCGTGCAGTCCATGCTCACCTCGCGCCTGACCATGCCAGGCAAATTCGAACCTCTGCCCAAGGAAGCCGCGGTCTCGCTGGGCTCCACCCCGCCGACGACGGGCACCCAGGGACAGTCCATGCTCGCCCGGGTAAACGGCCAGTACCTTTTCTGGGGCGCCGTGAACATCCTGGGCGACCACGTCACGCTGGAACTCCAACGCATGGACGCCAAGGGCCAGGCCAAGACGGCCACCAAGGACATGTCCATGGAGGGTCTGGTTCCCGGCCTGGACGCCCTGGCCAAGGAACAACTGGCCGAACTCTTCGGCGCACCCAACCAGCCCACGCCGTCGTCCGAGCAGCGCGCCGCAGCGCCCTCCAACCCCGCCTTCCTGGCCGCCGAGGGCGCGAACGCCAACGACCCCATCGCCGCCGTGAACCCCCAGTTCCGCTATGAAGGCGGCGCGGACACGCCGGGCCAGTGGCGCACCCAGAACCTCAAGTTCCCCTCGCGCGGCATGGTCGTCAGCGACGCCAACGGCGACCGCCGCCAGGAGGTCTTCATCCTCGGCCAGCACGCCCTCCATGCCTACACCCTGAAGGACGGCCGCCTGAATCCCCTGGACAGCATAGACTTCACCCAGAAATATGAACTGCTCTTCATCGGAGCGGTGGACGCCGACGGCAACGGCATCCAGGACATCGTGGTCGGGGCCTTCCGCGACGGCCAGCCCTACTCCATGATCTTCACCTTCGTGGGCAACAAACTCGAGAAGATCCTGGACGGCGCCCGCGTCTTCCTGTCCGTCGTGGCCATGCCCCCGACCTACGCGCCGACCCTCATCGGCCAGAAGCAGGGCTCCACCGAGCTGTTCAACTCCAAGAGCATCTATGAGTATCACCTGAACGGCAAGAACCTCGTGGAAGGCAAGCGCATCGCCCTGCCCGAGTTCGCCAACGTCTACAACTTCGCCTACCTCCCGGACCAGACCGGCTACAAGGTCGTGCTCATCGACGAGGACAACCACATCCAAATCTACAATCAGGCCCTGGACCTCCAGACCTCCACCGAAGACACCTACAACAGCTCGGCCGTCGACCTGGACGTGACCACGGCCCTGCCCGGCATGGCCGGCGGCGGCTCGGACTTCACCAAGCAGAGCTACTACCTGCCCATGCCGATGAAGATCACGGCCTTCTCGGCCAAGGGCAAGTACGAACTGCTGGTGAACAAGGACATCTCCGTGGCCGCCCAGATCTTCGGCCGCTTCCGCACCTTCACCCAGGGCGAGTTGCACGCCCTGTTCTGGGACGGCGTGGGCATGAACCTGGCCTGGAAGACCCGGCGCATCAAGGGCACCGTGGTGGCCTTCCAGGTGGCCGACCCGAACAACGACGGCAAGCAGGATCTCTGTGTCCTGGTTAACACCTACCCCGGCACCATCGGGCTGGAGTTCCGCAAGACCGTGCTCATCGGCTACGAGCTGAACACCGACGCGATCCAGAAGTAG
- a CDS encoding RsmB/NOP family class I SAM-dependent RNA methyltransferase gives MGHSLRSFRLVGGAAEAGGIEDLLRAQGFAFEPEPFWSLARRLTGEPFPLGGSLAARFGRVYIQDRSSMLPPLLLAPPPGAVVLDMCASPGSKTGLLSQMVGSQGFVLAVEASADRLATLRANLRRMGAANTATIGLSSERLPLAEGSFDHILLDPPCSGWGTAERNPKVLELWSGDKTAPLVRLQRVLLAKAAALLAPGGRLLYSTCTTNVEENEEQTAWALSELDLEPAPLSPPPGFVFDAPLLGLDGVLRVAEESQGQGFYLAAFTRRGGGRAAASERAALPGKRLNPARLATEAPVDWEALPPGQIHDFNGKVYFLHERALELLPQGLRWQGFALGKTAAGVFRPDPLCRPLLPSLASLPVGRVFDAQEPAELEALLSGQAVPCGEGKGPAALYYRGLSLGFVGRKGGRFLWTGAGL, from the coding sequence ATGGGCCATTCGTTACGGAGCTTCCGCCTCGTGGGCGGCGCGGCCGAGGCCGGGGGCATCGAGGATCTGCTGCGGGCACAGGGCTTCGCCTTCGAGCCCGAGCCCTTCTGGTCGCTGGCGCGACGCCTGACCGGGGAACCCTTTCCCTTGGGTGGATCGCTGGCCGCCCGTTTCGGCCGGGTCTACATCCAGGACCGCTCCTCCATGCTCCCGCCCCTGCTCCTGGCGCCGCCTCCCGGGGCCGTGGTGCTGGACATGTGCGCCAGCCCGGGGAGCAAGACCGGTCTCCTGTCCCAGATGGTGGGTTCTCAGGGCTTCGTGCTGGCGGTGGAGGCCTCGGCCGATCGTCTGGCCACCCTGCGCGCCAACCTGCGGCGCATGGGCGCGGCCAACACGGCCACGATAGGCCTCTCTTCGGAACGGCTGCCTCTGGCCGAGGGCTCCTTCGACCACATTCTGCTGGACCCGCCGTGCAGCGGCTGGGGCACGGCGGAGCGCAACCCCAAGGTTCTCGAACTCTGGTCCGGCGACAAGACCGCGCCCTTGGTGCGGCTTCAGCGCGTGCTCCTGGCCAAGGCCGCCGCGCTCCTGGCCCCCGGGGGGCGGCTTCTCTACTCGACCTGCACCACCAATGTGGAGGAGAACGAGGAGCAGACCGCCTGGGCCCTGTCCGAACTGGACCTGGAGCCCGCGCCCCTGTCGCCGCCCCCCGGTTTCGTCTTCGACGCCCCGCTGCTCGGGCTCGACGGCGTGCTGCGGGTGGCCGAGGAGTCTCAGGGACAGGGGTTCTATCTGGCGGCCTTCACCCGGCGGGGCGGAGGGCGAGCCGCCGCCTCGGAGCGCGCGGCCCTTCCCGGCAAGCGTCTGAACCCGGCCCGGCTGGCCACGGAGGCCCCGGTGGACTGGGAGGCCCTGCCGCCGGGTCAGATCCACGACTTCAACGGCAAGGTCTATTTCCTTCATGAACGGGCGCTGGAGCTTCTGCCCCAGGGCCTTCGCTGGCAGGGCTTCGCCCTGGGCAAGACGGCGGCCGGAGTCTTTCGGCCCGATCCCCTGTGCCGCCCGCTGCTGCCGTCCCTGGCGAGCCTCCCGGTCGGGCGCGTGTTCGACGCCCAGGAGCCCGCCGAACTGGAGGCCTTGCTCTCGGGCCAGGCCGTGCCCTGCGGTGAAGGGAAAGGACCGGCCGCGTTGTATTACCGGGGGCTGAGCCTGGGCTTCGTCGGCCGCAAGGGAGGCCGTTTTCTCTGGACCGGCGCGGGTCTATAA
- a CDS encoding tyrosine-type recombinase/integrase has protein sequence MDYAVRYVPKTYSEKKNILARLLAAVDPLLPAAGLTPGQALEHLQGQFEARGGNAANKERKNLAAAWAWGSKFLGLPQANPFLAVDQFPEHRVDRYVPPEADFWAVVDAAQGQDRAMLLTFLHTAARRGELFRLRWEDVDFEDGSVRLFTRKRKDGSMEADWIPMTTDLRDVLLEHRGRTSGEGLVFTHQEGRHKGEAFKEYRRFLRDLCERAGVRRFDCHGIRHLTASILAKLGVPLVVIQGVLRHKRLSTTERYVKRLDHLRPHLQLLEGGLGRKVQHAVQHKTATA, from the coding sequence ATGGACTACGCCGTGCGCTACGTTCCCAAGACCTATTCCGAGAAAAAGAACATCCTGGCGCGGCTCCTGGCGGCGGTGGACCCGCTCCTGCCCGCGGCCGGGCTCACGCCGGGCCAGGCCTTGGAGCACCTCCAGGGCCAGTTCGAGGCCCGGGGCGGCAACGCGGCCAACAAGGAACGCAAGAACCTGGCCGCGGCCTGGGCCTGGGGAAGCAAGTTCCTGGGCCTGCCCCAGGCCAACCCCTTCCTGGCCGTGGACCAGTTCCCGGAGCACCGGGTGGACCGCTACGTGCCGCCCGAGGCCGACTTCTGGGCCGTGGTGGACGCGGCCCAGGGCCAGGACAGGGCCATGCTGCTCACCTTCCTGCACACGGCCGCCCGGCGCGGGGAGCTCTTCCGGCTGCGCTGGGAGGACGTGGACTTCGAGGACGGCAGCGTCCGGCTGTTCACCCGCAAGCGCAAGGACGGCTCCATGGAGGCCGACTGGATCCCCATGACCACTGACCTGCGCGACGTGCTCCTGGAGCACCGTGGGCGGACTTCCGGCGAGGGATTGGTCTTCACGCACCAGGAGGGCCGGCACAAGGGCGAGGCGTTCAAGGAGTATCGGCGCTTCCTGCGGGATCTCTGCGAGCGGGCCGGGGTGCGGCGGTTCGACTGCCACGGCATCCGGCACCTGACCGCCAGCATCCTGGCCAAGCTGGGCGTGCCTCTGGTGGTGATCCAGGGCGTGCTCCGCCACAAGAGGCTCTCGACCACCGAACGATATGTGAAGAGGCTGGACCACCTGCGCCCGCACCTCCAGCTCCTGGAGGGGGGACTCGGACGAAAGGTCCAACACGCGGTCCAACACAAGACAGCGACGGCCTGA
- a CDS encoding phage regulatory CII family protein yields MRPTFPSLAAVLHQLVKRAPSGLRAETIADMLGKPYATLMSELSSQPGHKLGADLVLPLMEAAGSDAALHFLAREMGGAFVRLPEAAPGVEPVQRQCLVAVKEFGELVARTAGGLADGELSERDRRDILREGHEAVTAIMALLRQVESGDGR; encoded by the coding sequence ATGCGGCCCACGTTCCCCTCTCTCGCGGCGGTTTTGCACCAGTTGGTCAAGCGCGCGCCCAGCGGCCTGCGGGCCGAGACCATCGCGGACATGCTGGGCAAGCCCTACGCCACGCTCATGAGCGAGCTTTCAAGCCAGCCCGGGCACAAGCTCGGCGCGGACCTGGTCCTGCCCCTCATGGAGGCGGCCGGATCGGACGCGGCCCTGCATTTCCTGGCCCGCGAGATGGGCGGGGCCTTCGTCCGGCTGCCCGAGGCCGCGCCGGGCGTGGAGCCCGTGCAGCGGCAATGCCTCGTGGCCGTGAAGGAGTTCGGCGAACTGGTGGCCCGCACGGCCGGGGGACTGGCCGACGGCGAGCTTTCCGAACGGGACCGGCGGGACATCCTGCGCGAGGGGCACGAGGCGGTCACGGCCATCATGGCCCTGCTGCGCCAGGTGGAGAGCGGCGATGGCCGCTGA
- a CDS encoding helix-turn-helix domain-containing protein — translation MQLPISPNLSSLTRQEALRLWLSRNGLTFSELGRRLGVTPNSVSKLCNQETMPTRRHAQLVDQGIPAQLLPRAQDIKPGPKPRDLHEQFMQAFRG, via the coding sequence ATGCAATTGCCTATCAGCCCTAACTTATCTTCATTGACACGGCAAGAGGCGCTCCGTCTCTGGCTTTCCCGTAACGGTCTCACGTTCTCCGAGCTCGGCCGCCGCCTGGGCGTGACGCCCAACAGCGTGTCCAAGCTCTGCAACCAGGAGACCATGCCCACCCGCCGCCACGCCCAGCTGGTGGACCAGGGCATTCCCGCCCAGCTGCTGCCCCGGGCCCAGGACATCAAGCCCGGGCCCAAGCCCCGCGACCTGCACGAGCAGTTCATGCAGGCCTTCCGGGGCTAG
- a CDS encoding helix-turn-helix domain-containing protein, which translates to MCDELGDRLSALAKSLGKEDQELAQLGGISKETLSGYKSGRAQPRFGALLEWCKNTGVNANWLLLGEGPMFRDQIQTLADPIAQRVEAVGRTMRESGAAEADILKAIRAMIDGEIAKAGPATEPDPAPTVGSASA; encoded by the coding sequence ATGTGCGACGAGCTAGGCGACCGCTTATCGGCGTTGGCTAAATCCCTTGGAAAGGAAGACCAAGAACTTGCACAACTTGGTGGAATTTCTAAGGAAACTTTATCAGGCTATAAGAGCGGGCGCGCGCAACCACGCTTTGGCGCACTCTTGGAGTGGTGCAAAAATACCGGAGTGAATGCCAACTGGCTGCTTCTGGGCGAAGGCCCCATGTTCCGCGACCAGATTCAGACCTTGGCCGATCCCATTGCCCAGCGCGTGGAGGCCGTGGGCCGGACCATGCGCGAGTCAGGCGCGGCCGAGGCCGACATCCTGAAGGCCATCCGGGCCATGATCGACGGCGAGATCGCCAAGGCCGGGCCCGCCACGGAGCCTGACCCTGCGCCCACCGTCGGCAGCGCTTCCGCGTGA